From Diaminobutyricibacter sp. McL0608, one genomic window encodes:
- a CDS encoding beta-glucosidase family protein — MSYATTIAATAAAVEERLRALLDELTLEEKVQLLTGRDFWNTWPIERIGLRRILVSDGPSGVRGEVWDERSPSLNLPSATALGSAWDPALARRYGAAAAVEARRKGVDVVLGPTINLHRSPLGGRHFEAFSEDPVLTADLAAAYVDGVQVNGVGATPKHYIANDSETDRFTVDVRVADRPLRELYLLAFEKAIVDSHAWLVMSAYNSINGVTATENDLLETPLNSEWGFDGVVISDWTAVRSLDSARASQDLVMPGPDGPWGDALVAAVKAGTVPESDVDRKVLRILQLAARVGALDGFEPVAAEPTEVEDGIAFVREAAAAGTVLLTNRGELPWSTTALGSVAVIGHNADLARSQGGGSATVLPEHVVSPLEGIRNALPEASVSYAIGAVVQEGIAPFPLAQLTNPVTGEPGIRISFRDAGGAALFSEDRRATSLVWFGGDAPIGESATLHLETLYTPDVTDVVRIGFAASGTARVYIDDRLTVDATVVPEGTDLGAALLSPPSVSAPVAVVAGVGVRIRVEYDLLDRIGPLANALSFTFGLEPDDTDPQILIDEAVEAARASDVALVVVGTNSRVESEGYDRDSLALPGRQDDLVRAVAAANPCTVVVVNAGSPVLLPWRDQVAAVLVGYFGGQEFGNAIADILLGVVEPGGRLPTTWPAEQADVPVIETTPTDGVLIYEEGIHIGYRAWLRSDRTPAYPFGHGLGYTRIELTTSSAPVAVAPADGSFTVTVDVANRGARAGKQVVQVYAERADTAIERPVRWLVGFAPVRVDAGTTAAVAIDIPVRAFAHWDEGWKYEPGAFTLRIGTSVVDLPLDTTVRLEA, encoded by the coding sequence ATGAGCTACGCCACCACCATCGCCGCCACTGCGGCCGCCGTCGAGGAGCGCCTGCGCGCCCTGCTCGACGAGCTCACGCTCGAAGAGAAGGTGCAGCTGCTCACCGGGCGCGACTTCTGGAACACCTGGCCGATCGAGAGGATCGGGCTGCGGCGCATCCTCGTCTCCGACGGTCCGTCCGGCGTACGCGGTGAAGTGTGGGATGAGCGCAGCCCGTCGCTGAACCTCCCGTCGGCGACCGCCCTCGGTTCGGCCTGGGACCCGGCGCTCGCCCGCCGCTACGGCGCGGCCGCAGCCGTCGAGGCGCGGCGCAAAGGGGTGGATGTCGTGCTCGGCCCGACCATCAACCTGCACCGTTCCCCGCTCGGCGGCCGTCACTTCGAGGCCTTCAGCGAAGACCCCGTGCTCACCGCCGACCTCGCGGCCGCCTATGTCGACGGCGTGCAGGTGAACGGCGTCGGCGCCACGCCGAAGCACTACATCGCCAACGACTCCGAGACCGACCGCTTCACCGTCGATGTGCGGGTGGCCGACCGGCCGCTCCGCGAGCTGTATCTGCTCGCCTTCGAGAAGGCCATCGTCGACTCCCACGCCTGGCTGGTGATGAGCGCCTACAACTCGATCAACGGCGTGACCGCGACCGAGAACGACCTGCTCGAGACACCGCTGAACAGCGAGTGGGGCTTCGACGGCGTCGTGATCAGCGACTGGACAGCGGTGCGCAGCCTCGACAGTGCCAGGGCCTCCCAGGATCTCGTCATGCCCGGCCCGGACGGGCCCTGGGGTGACGCCCTGGTGGCCGCGGTGAAGGCCGGAACCGTCCCCGAATCCGACGTCGATCGCAAGGTGCTGCGCATCCTGCAGCTCGCCGCCAGGGTCGGGGCGCTCGACGGGTTCGAGCCGGTCGCAGCAGAGCCGACCGAGGTCGAGGACGGCATCGCCTTCGTGCGCGAAGCCGCCGCCGCAGGAACCGTGCTGCTGACGAACCGCGGCGAGCTGCCGTGGAGCACGACCGCGCTCGGATCCGTCGCGGTCATCGGCCACAACGCCGACCTCGCCCGCAGCCAGGGCGGCGGAAGCGCCACGGTGCTCCCCGAGCACGTCGTCTCGCCGCTCGAAGGCATCCGCAACGCGCTGCCCGAAGCCTCGGTCTCGTACGCGATCGGCGCGGTCGTCCAGGAGGGGATCGCGCCGTTCCCCCTCGCTCAGCTCACGAATCCTGTGACGGGTGAGCCGGGCATCCGCATCAGCTTCCGCGACGCAGGCGGCGCCGCCCTGTTCTCCGAGGACCGGCGCGCGACGTCGCTGGTCTGGTTCGGCGGGGATGCGCCGATCGGCGAGTCCGCCACCCTCCACCTCGAAACGCTCTACACGCCCGACGTGACCGATGTGGTGCGGATCGGCTTCGCCGCCTCCGGCACCGCGCGTGTCTACATCGACGACCGGCTCACGGTCGACGCGACGGTCGTCCCCGAAGGAACCGACCTCGGCGCGGCCCTACTCTCGCCGCCGTCCGTCTCGGCTCCCGTCGCGGTCGTCGCAGGCGTCGGCGTGCGCATCCGCGTCGAATACGACCTGCTCGACCGCATCGGGCCGCTCGCGAACGCGCTGTCGTTCACGTTCGGCCTCGAACCCGACGACACCGACCCGCAGATCCTGATCGACGAAGCGGTCGAGGCCGCGCGCGCATCCGATGTCGCCCTCGTCGTCGTCGGCACCAACTCGCGCGTGGAATCGGAAGGCTACGACCGAGACTCGCTGGCGCTGCCCGGCCGGCAGGACGACCTCGTTCGCGCCGTCGCCGCCGCCAACCCTTGTACGGTCGTCGTCGTCAACGCCGGGTCGCCCGTGCTGCTGCCGTGGCGCGACCAGGTCGCGGCGGTGCTGGTCGGCTATTTCGGCGGCCAGGAATTCGGCAACGCGATCGCCGACATCCTGCTCGGCGTCGTCGAACCCGGCGGGCGCCTCCCCACCACGTGGCCGGCCGAACAGGCCGACGTTCCGGTGATCGAGACCACGCCCACCGACGGGGTGCTCATCTACGAGGAGGGCATCCACATCGGCTATCGCGCGTGGCTGCGATCGGACCGCACACCGGCCTACCCGTTCGGGCACGGGCTCGGCTACACGCGCATCGAGCTGACGACGAGCTCGGCCCCGGTCGCCGTCGCGCCGGCGGACGGATCGTTCACGGTCACCGTCGACGTCGCCAACCGCGGTGCACGGGCCGGAAAACAGGTCGTGCAGGTCTACGCTGAACGCGCGGACACCGCGATCGAGCGCCCGGTGCGCTGGCTGGTCGGCTTCGCGCCGGTCCGGGTGGATGCTGGCACGACCGCCGCTGTCGCCATCGACATCCCGGTGCGCGCCTTCGCACATTGGGACGAGGGCTGGAAGTACGAGCCGGGAGCGTTTACATTGCGGATCGGCACGTCCGTCGTCGACCTGCCGCTCGACACCACCGTGCGACTGGAGGCCTGA